The sequence below is a genomic window from Paenibacillus sp. DCT19.
ACTACGATACTGTCACCTGTATGAACGCCAACCGGGTCAAAGTTCTCCATGTTGCAGACTACGATACAGTTATCGTTTTTGTCCCGCATAACTTCATACTCGACTTCTTTCATACCAGCAATGCTTTTCTCAACCAAACACTGCCCGATTGGGCTGTAACGAAGACCTGCAGCTACCGTTTCGCGCAATTCTTCTTCATTCGCACAGATTCCGCCGCCTGTTCCACCCAGTGTGTAGGCAGGACGAACGATGATCGGATAACCAATCTCATTTGCAAAATCTAGTGATTCTTCCAGTGTTGTTACGATTACACTCTCAGGTACAGGTTGCTCCAGTTCACGCATCAGGTCACGGAACAAGTCCCGATCTTCTGCTTTTTCGATTGAAGTTAGCTGTGTACCCAGCAATTTCACATTTTCACGTTCCAGTACACCTGCACGCGCAAGTTCTACCGCCATGTTCAAACCGGTTTGACCACCCAGTGTTGGCAACAATCCATCTGGACGCTCTTGACGGATAATTTGAGTTACGAAATCCAATGTGATTGGTTCGATATACACTTTGTCAGCCATGTTTGTATCGGTCATAATCGTTGCAGGGTTGCTGTTGATGAGGACAACTTCCACGCCTTCTTCTTTCAACGCCTGGCAAGCTTGCGTACCGGCATAGTCGAACTCGGCCGCTTGACCGATGACGATTGGTCCGGAACCAATCACCAGGATTTTTTTGAGGTCTTTGTTAATCGGCATGTTATTGCGCTCCTTTCACTGCAGCTGCCAATACGGCTTGACGTGGCTGTGGTGGGTTAGTGATTTTGTGCTCACGAATCATCTCGATGAAGCGATCGAACAGATAGCTGTTATCGTAAGGTCCTGGCGCTGCTTCCGGGTGATACTGTACGGAAAACGCTGGGAACGTTTTATGTTTCAGACCTTCAATGGTCTTGTCGTTATTGTTGATATGTGTTACTTCCAGATCAGTGTTCTTCACAGAATCCTCATTCACCGTGTAACCATGGTTCTGAGAAGTGATGAAGCAACGTCCACTTTCAAGTTCTTTCACCGGATGGTTTCCGCCGCGGTGTCCGAATTTCAGTTTTTCTGTATCTGCTCCTGCTGCAAGAGCGAAAAGTTGGTGACCCAGGCAGATGCCGAAGATCGGATATTCGCCAAGCAACTCACTGATCATTTTAACCGCGTGAGGTACATCTTTTGGATCCCAGGGCCGTTGGACAACTGGATGCCGTCTGGGTTCAAGCGACGAATCTCGTCTGCAGTTACATCATGAGGAACAACAACTACGTCACAGTTACGTTTGCTAAGTTCGCGCAAGATCCCTGTTTTTGCACCATAGTCTACCAACACAATGCGCTCAGCCGTTCCTGGGCTATTGTACACATGCGGAGTCGACGTCAGTGGAACTTGGTTGCGCAGCTCAGCAATTGTTGTATCACCCATCATCTCCAGCAGTTCTTCCACAGGCTTCGATCCTGTTGTGAGAATTCCCTTCATCGTGCCGTGGTGGCGAATCCGGCGAGTCAACATGCGAGTATCAATTTCGCTGATACCTACAATGCCGTACTCTTTGAGCAAATTGTCTACGCTGTACTCTGCACGCCAGTTACTTGGCGTCGGCTCATGACGACGTACTACGAAGCCGTGTACAAATGGACGAATCGACTCAAAGTCATCACGTGTAATTCCGTAGTTACCAATCAACGGATACGTCATGGTTACGATTTGACCGCAATAAGAAGGATCCGAAAGCACCTCTTGGTAGCCTGTAATTCCCGTATTAAAAACGACCTCACCTGTAGTTTCACCTTCAGCTCCGAACGCTTTACCAGTGAACAGTGTGCCGTCTTCCAACAATAATCTCGCCTGTGCCATCCCATCTCACTCCTCTGTGTTTATCAACGGTTGAATGTCATTTAGGTTGAACTTGTAGCTCCCCTTCGCGTGGGACTTCGTAGACAGAAAACCCTTCGATCGCTGTTATCCCGGATTACTTTTTATCAATTTTTCAATTGATGTAATCCGGTGATAAAGGCGAACGCTTTGCTTCTTCGGGTCTTTTCTGTCCACTTCGTTAGCTAATGTAGAGCTCAAAGTTCAAAAGACTGCATTCAACGTGTGCTTGTTTCTTATATTGGACTCTCGGCATAAGCTGCCTCGAGTTAGTTAGTTCTAAAGATGTTACTCGTTAACATTTGTAGAATAGTTCAGTAATTTACCAATTTACTGTTGAACCGTGTTATTCCATACACTTTTGCCATCTACCCACGTTTGTACAGGCCAGCCTTTTAGCTTCCATCCTGTAAACGGTGTGTTTCTTCCCTTGGTGGCAAATGTAGATGGATCAACTGCTTTTTCTTGATTCAGATCAATCATCGTAATGTCGGCTGGAGCACCCTCTTCAAGCTTACCTGTATCCAGTCGGAATACTCTTGCTGGATCAGCAGTCATCCGTTTAACCAGGAAGTCGAGTGTCCAGATTCCTGTCTCCACAAACTTTGTGTAGAGGAGTGGGAAAGCTGTTTCGAAACCGACGATTCCGAATGGTGCCAGTTCCATGCCTTTTGCTTTCTCTTCTTCGCTATGCGGTGCATGATCCGTTACGATCATATCCAGTGTTCCGTCCTGCAAGCCTTCAATGCAAGCCTGCACATCGCGTGGTGAGCGTAACGGTGGGTTCATTTTCCAGTTAGAGTCCATGCCCGGAATGTCTTCATCGGATAGGAGCAAATGGTGCGGACATACCTCAGCGGTTACCTTGATGCCGATGGACTTCGCCAAGCGGATCAAACGAACCGATTGTTCTGTGCTAACATGGCACACATGGTAGTGAACTCCTGTTGCTTCAGCAAGCAGAATGTCCCGCCCTACATGAATCGCTTCGGATTCATTCGGAATACCTTTGATGCCGTGACGTTTGGAGAATTCCCCTTCGGTCACATAGCGACCCACAACTAGTGAATCATCTTCACAGTGGGCAATAACCGGCATATCCATGCTTGCTGCGAGTGTCATGGCGTCCTTCATCATTTGAGCATTTTGTACGCCTACTCCGTCATCTGTGAATCCAATCGCACCCGCTTCTTTCAGCGCGGCAAAGTCGGTAAGTTCACGACCAAGTTCATTTTTGGTGATCGCCGCATATGGCAGTACTTTAACCAGGTCTGCTTCCTTCGCTTTATCCAGTACCAGCTTCACGGTATCCGGATTATCGGTTACAGGTCTGGTATTGGGCATACATGCAATCGTAGTAAAACCGCCTTGTGCCGCTGACCGTGCGCCTGTTTCGATCGTCTCTTTGTGTTCGAATCCCGGTTCGCGCAGATGCACATGCATGTCGATCAGCCCTGGGATAACCAGTTTTCCTGAAGCATCCGTTACACGTTCAGCTGATTTTTCCGCACTTAGTACTGCCTCGTCTTCCACTCCAACGATGGCTTGAATCTTTCCTCCATCTATAATGATGCTTTTCCGTTCAAGTTCCCCTTTTTGATTCAAGACATTTGCGTTTTTAATAATCTGTACCATGATTGCCCTCCGCTTCGGTTCTGTCCGACTTCCTAGAAGCCGGATGATTTGGTTTATCGTTTACGCTCTATTGCTCTATAAGAACTCTCGCCCTTGAGCCCAACATTGCTACAGCTTCATCGCACGTTCCATAACCGCCATGCGGATTGGAACTCCGTTCGCCATTTGCGGGAAAATCCGCGATGCCGCACTTTCGACAACCGCGTCGTCAATTTCGACGTTACGGTTTACAGGTGCTGGATGCATAATGATGGTGCTTGGTTTAAGACTTGCTGCCCGTTCTTCCGTCAATCCGTAGTGTTCGCGATAATCCTCTGCTGAGGTAATAATTCCTTGCTTGTGACGTTCGAGTTGAACCCGAAGCATCATGACTACATCCGCATCCAAAGCATCTTGCAGCTCTACATATGGAGCATGCTCTGCCAGTTCAGGTGCCTGCATCGTTTCTGGAGCACAGAACCGTACATCTGCACCAAACTTCTGTAACGCCCACAGGTTGGATCGAGCGACCCGGCTATGCTTAATGTCTCCGATGATGGAAACACGCAGGCCTTTCAGCTCACCAAACGCTTTGCGCATCGTATACAGATCGAGCAAAGCTTGTGTTGGGTGCTCGTTATTGCCGTCTCCTGCGTTCACTAGTGGCACATTAACTTTTTGCGCCAGCTGCTGCAGAACTCCTGAAGGCTTCAAGCGAATAACCCCTGCATCAATGCCCATGGATTCAAGGGTGCGCACCGTATCGTAGATGGACTCGCCTTTCTCTACACTGGATGCCGCTGCAGTAAAGTTCAGTACTTGAGCACCTAATCGTTTCTCTGCCATTTCGAAGGAGAATCGAGTGCGTGTGCTGTTCTCGAAGAACATGTTAGCGACAAAGCGTGATTCCAGAACAGGAACGAGTTTCTCTTGTTGTGCTTCCCAGTGAGCTGCTCTGTTTAGGATTGATTCAATCTCTCCACGACTTAGTTCTTTCAGTCCTAGCAGGCTGCGATCTTTCAATGCTGGTTGTGTAATCATCATGCTTGCTCCCCCGGTTCTGAATGATTTTGACTTCGTCCT
It includes:
- a CDS encoding aspartate carbamoyltransferase catalytic subunit, whose product is MITQPALKDRSLLGLKELSRGEIESILNRAAHWEAQQEKLVPVLESRFVANMFFENSTRTRFSFEMAEKRLGAQVLNFTAAASSVEKGESIYDTVRTLESMGIDAGVIRLKPSGVLQQLAQKVNVPLVNAGDGNNEHPTQALLDLYTMRKAFGELKGLRVSIIGDIKHSRVARSNLWALQKFGADVRFCAPETMQAPELAEHAPYVELQDALDADVVMMLRVQLERHKQGIITSAEDYREHYGLTEERAASLKPSTIIMHPAPVNRNVEIDDAVVESAASRIFPQMANGVPIRMAVMERAMKL
- a CDS encoding dihydroorotase; this encodes MVQIIKNANVLNQKGELERKSIIIDGGKIQAIVGVEDEAVLSAEKSAERVTDASGKLVIPGLIDMHVHLREPGFEHKETIETGARSAAQGGFTTIACMPNTRPVTDNPDTVKLVLDKAKEADLVKVLPYAAITKNELGRELTDFAALKEAGAIGFTDDGVGVQNAQMMKDAMTLAASMDMPVIAHCEDDSLVVGRYVTEGEFSKRHGIKGIPNESEAIHVGRDILLAEATGVHYHVCHVSTEQSVRLIRLAKSIGIKVTAEVCPHHLLLSDEDIPGMDSNWKMNPPLRSPRDVQACIEGLQDGTLDMIVTDHAPHSEEEKAKGMELAPFGIVGFETAFPLLYTKFVETGIWTLDFLVKRMTADPARVFRLDTGKLEEGAPADITMIDLNQEKAVDPSTFATKGRNTPFTGWKLKGWPVQTWVDGKSVWNNTVQQ